In a single window of the Campylobacter iguaniorum genome:
- a CDS encoding metal ABC transporter solute-binding protein, Zn/Mn family translates to MKKFLACLCFFAISIYAKPVVTASILPTKYFVEQIAGDSVEVNVMVGSGADPHTYEPRPEQMRLVEKSDIFFAAGMDYERVWLSKLVSNFPNMQIVQTGANVEYLPMSNHAHHENESEEEHAKHTHQKDEANAKFSLDPHIWLDPVLVKIQAKNIANALIAKYPQNRALYELNLAKFEVRLDGLDSFAKEQLNGLENRNFIVYHPSWGYFAKRYNLVQIPIEVEGKEPKPKELASLISEAREEGVKVIFVSPQFSKKSALLIAKEAGAKVVSIDQLPSDWMSSMQETIRAFKESF, encoded by the coding sequence ATGAAAAAATTCCTAGCTTGTTTATGCTTTTTTGCCATAAGTATTTATGCAAAACCAGTCGTGACTGCAAGCATTTTGCCGACTAAATACTTTGTAGAGCAGATCGCAGGAGATAGCGTGGAGGTAAATGTGATGGTAGGAAGTGGCGCAGATCCGCATACTTATGAGCCGCGCCCCGAGCAGATGAGATTAGTAGAAAAAAGTGATATATTTTTTGCCGCTGGAATGGATTATGAGAGAGTTTGGCTAAGCAAATTAGTAAGTAATTTTCCAAATATGCAAATAGTCCAAACTGGTGCAAATGTAGAGTATTTGCCAATGTCAAATCACGCTCACCATGAAAATGAGAGCGAAGAAGAACACGCAAAACACACCCACCAAAAAGATGAAGCTAATGCTAAATTTAGCCTTGATCCACACATCTGGCTTGATCCAGTTTTAGTAAAAATCCAAGCAAAAAATATAGCAAACGCACTAATAGCAAAATATCCACAAAATAGGGCTTTGTATGAGCTAAATTTGGCTAAATTTGAAGTCAGGCTTGATGGGCTTGATAGTTTTGCAAAAGAGCAGTTAAATGGGCTTGAAAATAGAAATTTTATAGTTTATCATCCGTCTTGGGGATACTTTGCAAAGCGTTATAATCTAGTGCAAATCCCTATCGAAGTAGAGGGAAAAGAGCCCAAACCAAAAGAGCTTGCAAGCTTGATAAGTGAAGCTAGAGAAGAGGGCGTAAAAGTGATATTCGTCTCACCTCAGTTTTCTAAAAAATCAGCCTTGCTAATAGCCAAAGAAGCTGGTGCAAAAGTAGTTAGTATCGACCAGCTACCAAGCGATTGGATGAGCAGTATGCAAGAGACTATAAGGGCGTTTAAAGAGTCATTTTAG
- a CDS encoding metal ABC transporter ATP-binding protein, with amino-acid sequence MKIQIKDVSFSYANSEVLSGVSLEYDTKDFLSIIGANGSGKSTLLKLMIGLLEPSSGEILIGGKNPKKADTSYVPQNIPVNAAFPISVLEVVLMGRIDKKIFGFYSKNDKKEALKALNLVGMEEFANRRISELSGGQRQRVYIARALQANAKVLMLDEPTASIDARGQAEIYSILSQINKQGTGIIMVSHDINMALNFSNLVAYVDKKIFLHDVGGFRDNKAFINHLSHNHEHFCDVELALKKCGCNTKWRTL; translated from the coding sequence ATGAAAATACAGATAAAAGATGTGAGCTTTAGCTACGCTAATAGCGAGGTTTTAAGCGGCGTAAGCTTAGAGTATGATACGAAAGATTTTCTTAGTATAATCGGTGCAAATGGAAGTGGCAAAAGCACGCTTTTAAAGCTTATGATTGGACTTTTGGAGCCTAGTAGCGGCGAGATTTTGATCGGTGGCAAAAACCCTAAAAAAGCAGACACAAGCTACGTCCCGCAAAATATACCAGTAAATGCGGCATTTCCAATCAGCGTTTTAGAAGTCGTTTTGATGGGGCGAATAGATAAAAAAATATTTGGTTTTTATAGTAAAAATGACAAAAAAGAGGCTCTAAAAGCTCTAAATTTAGTCGGTATGGAGGAGTTTGCAAATAGGCGTATAAGTGAGCTCAGTGGCGGTCAAAGGCAAAGAGTTTATATCGCTAGAGCGCTCCAAGCAAATGCAAAAGTCTTGATGTTAGATGAGCCAACAGCCAGTATAGACGCACGTGGTCAGGCTGAAATCTACTCTATTTTATCCCAAATAAACAAGCAAGGAACAGGCATAATAATGGTAAGCCACGATATAAATATGGCCTTGAACTTTTCAAATTTGGTCGCTTACGTGGATAAAAAGATATTTTTGCACGATGTTGGTGGATTTCGTGATAATAAAGCCTTTATCAATCATCTAAGTCACAACCACGAGCATTTTTGTGACGTCGAACTTGCCCTAAAAAAATGTGGCTGTAACACAAAATGGAGAACACTTTGA
- a CDS encoding Fur family transcriptional regulator, translating into MDGATFLNEHSIAPTPIRVSIIEILQANDKPISYDEFLTKIKANKTTIYRNLDILLDKNLIIKNEIDHKSFYELADHAKAYFVCETCHKLEEIELPKLPGKSVKSVVIKGLCEKCS; encoded by the coding sequence ATGGATGGAGCAACTTTTTTAAACGAACACTCTATAGCGCCGACGCCCATTCGGGTCAGCATCATAGAGATTTTACAAGCCAATGATAAACCCATAAGCTATGATGAATTTCTTACAAAAATCAAAGCAAACAAAACGACTATCTATAGAAATTTAGATATTCTTTTGGATAAAAATTTGATTATCAAAAATGAAATAGACCATAAAAGTTTTTATGAGCTTGCAGACCACGCAAAAGCGTATTTCGTCTGCGAAACTTGCCATAAACTTGAAGAAATAGAGCTTCCAAAACTTCCTGGAAAAAGCGTCAAAAGCGTAGTTATAAAGGGACTTTGTGAAAAATGTAGTTAA
- a CDS encoding EAL domain-containing protein: MNKKYSIGKIVVVLIITLSIACGFFILQTSNLIIKNHEWNSKIYEIDNINKKIDLELSKELVMVNFDNLNISIKKIYETLSEMKNSNDFTKFFFIAKNKELFDHIEAIFKKKSDLIQQYQTLKSLNGDIVVYLGENLKFTKNINITSALYSSLILNKFGIKIDEKTFEEDSKRLLENVKDTGSIDYIFLTKIKDAIDHLHTFSSLNIKNHELNIETNLILLNKALDEYFKENTQTMVMAILLLFLIILISSIRNIYLSQANRTSVATIMQFRELIKLAPDSIVMINKNGKITYANEAFELLSGYKFEEVRGRNIAFLSNNAQHQNTYETILKNIQTKQSCKYENFISKTKNGILAYGNIVAVPSLDSDFDVNGAIILRKDTTRERLITKELNFKTQQIKNTSLTDRLTGLGNHIALMERIDDKKKGIIIYININHFTNLRFFYKTTTVDLILVAIAETLKLCVDTYKMNSTIYRIQLDEFAIWYDGNNVQKDIEYIAEYINAKNIDIATDDGREILPNIDITMGISTDQDTQNTNRLTQAILAHHEAKANDLTVAFYQDNNQIEQQYHKNQLITRMIQYALNQNSVIVECQGIFDVQSSKEPKIWSYETLIRIIDKDGKIHYPGEFLDIAKKTSLYTALTKQVINKAFDLVETFEDRKFSLNLSSIDMVNESVKKLFMQKLEACSNPNHITVEILESEGIDDYDSINPFIEGIKNHGCKLAIDDFGSGYSNYYRMLELNIDYLKIDGSIIKKLPFDENARSVVQTIVEFSNRQGYDVVAEFVASTEILEHIKHYGIKYAQGFLLGKPTHPKNID; encoded by the coding sequence ATGAATAAAAAATATAGCATAGGCAAAATCGTCGTTGTCCTCATAATCACACTTAGCATCGCTTGTGGATTTTTTATACTACAAACCAGCAATCTCATCATCAAAAACCACGAGTGGAACTCAAAGATTTATGAAATAGATAATATCAACAAAAAAATAGATTTAGAGCTTAGTAAAGAGCTTGTTATGGTAAATTTCGATAACTTAAATATAAGTATCAAAAAAATTTATGAAACTCTATCAGAAATGAAAAACTCAAACGACTTTACCAAATTCTTTTTTATCGCAAAAAACAAAGAGTTATTCGATCACATAGAAGCCATATTCAAAAAAAAATCAGACCTCATACAACAGTATCAAACGCTAAAATCCCTAAACGGCGACATAGTCGTATATCTTGGAGAAAATCTTAAATTTACTAAAAATATAAACATCACAAGTGCGCTTTATTCGAGTTTGATTTTAAATAAATTTGGTATAAAAATAGACGAAAAAACGTTTGAAGAAGACTCAAAAAGGCTTTTAGAAAATGTAAAAGACACTGGCAGTATCGACTATATATTTTTAACAAAAATCAAAGATGCAATAGACCATCTACACACATTTTCTAGTCTAAATATCAAAAACCATGAGCTAAACATAGAGACAAATTTAATCCTTCTAAACAAGGCTTTAGATGAGTATTTCAAAGAAAATACACAAACTATGGTTATGGCTATATTGCTTTTATTTTTAATTATTCTTATCTCATCTATTAGAAATATCTATCTAAGCCAAGCAAACAGAACGAGCGTAGCGACTATAATGCAGTTTAGAGAGCTTATCAAGCTAGCTCCAGACTCTATCGTCATGATAAATAAAAATGGCAAAATAACATACGCAAATGAAGCTTTTGAGCTGCTTAGTGGATATAAATTTGAAGAGGTTAGAGGACGCAATATCGCATTTTTAAGCAATAACGCCCAGCACCAAAACACATACGAAACAATACTAAAAAATATCCAAACAAAGCAATCTTGCAAGTACGAAAACTTCATCTCAAAAACCAAAAATGGCATACTTGCTTATGGAAATATTGTAGCTGTTCCTAGCTTGGATAGCGATTTTGACGTAAATGGAGCCATAATACTGCGAAAAGATACAACAAGAGAGAGGCTCATCACAAAAGAGTTAAATTTCAAAACCCAGCAGATCAAAAATACCTCACTCACAGACAGATTAACTGGACTTGGCAACCACATCGCACTTATGGAAAGGATAGATGACAAGAAAAAAGGTATTATTATTTATATCAACATCAATCACTTTACAAATTTAAGATTTTTTTACAAAACCACCACTGTGGATCTGATACTTGTAGCTATCGCTGAGACTTTGAAGCTTTGTGTTGATACTTATAAAATGAACTCAACCATATACAGAATCCAGCTTGATGAGTTTGCTATATGGTATGATGGAAATAATGTCCAAAAAGACATAGAATACATAGCAGAATACATCAATGCAAAAAACATAGATATAGCCACTGATGATGGTAGGGAAATTCTACCAAATATTGATATAACAATGGGTATAAGCACAGATCAAGACACGCAAAACACAAATAGACTAACCCAAGCCATACTAGCTCACCACGAAGCAAAAGCAAACGACCTTACAGTAGCGTTTTATCAAGACAACAACCAAATCGAACAACAATACCACAAAAACCAGCTCATCACTAGAATGATCCAATACGCTCTAAACCAAAATAGCGTTATAGTAGAATGTCAAGGAATATTCGATGTCCAAAGCAGCAAAGAGCCTAAAATTTGGTCGTATGAAACCTTAATCCGTATAATAGACAAAGACGGCAAGATCCACTATCCAGGCGAGTTCTTAGACATAGCCAAAAAGACTTCGCTCTACACAGCACTAACCAAACAAGTCATAAACAAAGCATTTGACCTTGTTGAAACCTTTGAAGATAGGAAGTTTTCGCTCAACCTTTCTAGTATCGATATGGTAAATGAATCAGTCAAAAAACTCTTCATGCAAAAGCTAGAAGCTTGCTCAAATCCAAATCACATAACAGTAGAAATCCTAGAAAGTGAAGGTATAGACGACTATGACTCTATAAATCCATTTATCGAAGGTATCAAAAATCACGGCTGCAAACTAGCTATAGATGACTTTGGTAGTGGATATTCTAACTACTACCGTATGCTAGAGCTAAACATCGACTACTTAAAAATCGACGGTTCAATCATCAAAAAACTACCATTTGACGAAAATGCAAGAAGCGTTGTTCAAACTATAGTTGAGTTTTCAAATAGACAAGGATACGACGTAGTCGCAGAGTTTGTAGCAAGCACTGAGATTTTAGAACATATTAAACATTATGGTATAAAATACGCGCAAGGATTCTTGCTTGGCAAACCAACCCATCCAAAAAACATTGACTAG
- the aroC gene encoding chorismate synthase, with translation MNTFGSKFRLTTFGESHGVAIGGILDGVPAGLRIDAEFLQSELDKRKPGGKYATSRKEADAVQILSGVFDGLSTGTPIGFAIFNANQHSKDYDNIKNLFRPGHADFTYFAKFGIRDHRGGGRSSARETAVRVAGGAIAAMLLGEFGVSVRSGVFGIGDLEARGLDFDFADESEIFALDKELDTAGKNLILQTKENGDSIGASVLTVINNAPAGLGEVLYDKLDARLAEAMMGINGVKGVEIGAGFKASKMLGSQNNDLMRDGKFSSNNCGGILGGISNGEQIVIKTYFKPTPSIFKDQETLNLSGENTICALRGRHDPCIGVRGSVVATAMARLVIADMLLLNASSKLENLKKIYS, from the coding sequence GTGAATACTTTTGGGAGCAAATTTAGACTAACTACATTTGGCGAGAGCCATGGCGTGGCTATTGGCGGTATTTTGGACGGCGTGCCTGCTGGGCTTAGAATAGACGCTGAGTTTTTGCAAAGCGAACTTGATAAAAGAAAACCAGGTGGCAAATACGCAACTAGCAGAAAAGAAGCTGACGCAGTGCAGATACTAAGTGGCGTTTTTGATGGTCTTAGCACTGGGACGCCAATAGGTTTTGCGATATTTAATGCCAACCAGCACTCAAAAGATTATGACAATATCAAAAATTTATTTCGTCCAGGACACGCGGATTTCACGTATTTTGCTAAATTTGGTATTCGTGACCACAGGGGTGGCGGCAGAAGCTCAGCTAGAGAAACAGCAGTAAGAGTGGCTGGTGGGGCAATCGCAGCGATGCTTTTAGGCGAGTTTGGCGTGAGCGTGAGAAGTGGAGTTTTTGGTATAGGCGATCTGGAGGCTAGGGGCTTGGATTTTGATTTTGCTGATGAGAGCGAGATTTTCGCCCTTGATAAGGAGCTTGACACGGCTGGTAAAAATCTCATACTTCAAACCAAAGAAAACGGCGATAGCATCGGGGCTAGCGTGCTAACTGTGATAAATAATGCTCCTGCTGGGCTTGGCGAGGTGCTTTATGACAAGCTTGATGCGAGATTGGCTGAAGCCATGATGGGGATAAACGGCGTAAAAGGCGTAGAAATCGGAGCTGGATTTAAGGCTAGCAAAATGCTTGGCAGTCAGAATAACGACTTAATGAGAGATGGTAAATTTAGCTCAAATAACTGCGGTGGGATACTTGGAGGCATAAGCAATGGCGAGCAAATCGTGATCAAAACATACTTCAAGCCAACTCCAAGCATATTTAAAGATCAAGAAACGCTAAATTTAAGTGGCGAAAATACGATATGTGCGTTACGTGGAAGACACGATCCATGTATCGGCGTGCGTGGAAGCGTGGTAGCTACAGCTATGGCAAGATTAGTCATAGCCGATATGCTCCTACTAAATGCAAGTAGCAAACTAGAAAATCTAAAGAAAATATACAGCTAA
- the rnc gene encoding ribonuclease III, giving the protein MDKFQNLEKLLNYEFKDKNMLKEALTHKSTKAAFNNERLEFLGDAVLDLIVGEYLYLKFKNIDEGNLSKLRAALVSEKSFANLSAQISLGSFLYLSTAEENNNGRNKPSLVSDAFEAVMGAIYLESGLEKVKEIFIKILEKEYKSIDLKSLGKDYKTALQEITQARFGVTPRYELISSSGPDHKKIFEMAVFLNEKELARASGNSKKEAEQSAALIVLQRIEE; this is encoded by the coding sequence ATGGATAAATTTCAAAATCTAGAAAAACTTTTAAACTACGAGTTTAAAGACAAAAATATGCTAAAAGAGGCTTTGACTCACAAAAGCACAAAAGCAGCTTTTAACAACGAACGCCTTGAGTTTTTGGGCGATGCGGTGCTAGATCTAATAGTCGGCGAGTATCTTTATCTAAAATTTAAAAATATAGATGAGGGAAATCTAAGTAAGCTAAGAGCTGCTTTAGTGAGCGAAAAAAGCTTTGCAAATTTGAGCGCTCAGATAAGCTTGGGTAGCTTTTTGTATCTCTCAACTGCCGAAGAAAACAACAACGGCAGAAATAAGCCAAGCCTAGTAAGTGACGCTTTTGAAGCGGTAATGGGTGCGATTTATTTAGAAAGTGGGCTTGAAAAAGTCAAAGAAATATTCATAAAAATCTTAGAAAAAGAGTACAAAAGCATAGATCTAAAAAGCCTTGGCAAGGACTATAAAACAGCGCTCCAAGAGATAACTCAAGCTAGATTTGGTGTAACTCCAAGATATGAGCTGATTAGCTCAAGTGGACCAGATCATAAAAAAATCTTTGAAATGGCGGTTTTTTTAAACGAAAAAGAGCTGGCGCGTGCAAGTGGAAATAGCAAAAAAGAAGCAGAGCAAAGTGCGGCGCTTATTGTGCTACAAAGGATTGAAGAGTGA
- a CDS encoding carbonic anhydrase codes for MHDVINGAVKFMEEDFLEHKQLFESLGDKQTPHTLFIGCADSRVVPNLITNTLPGELFVVRNIGNIVPHYRVSEEFLATTSAIEYAINVLQIKNIIVCGHSNCGGCQALYDSEEKLNKVPTVKRWLALISDIKDEVSKYKNLTPAKRAWITERLNIINSTENLHTFPYVNEKIQSGELKIYGWHYIIETGEVYNYDEKTTSFQLLEKSIDYDKIYNQIFADF; via the coding sequence ATGCATGATGTCATCAATGGCGCTGTTAAATTTATGGAAGAGGATTTCTTAGAGCATAAACAACTCTTTGAAAGTCTTGGAGATAAGCAAACGCCTCATACGCTTTTTATCGGTTGCGCAGATTCTAGAGTGGTTCCAAATTTAATCACAAACACGCTTCCTGGCGAACTTTTTGTCGTAAGAAATATAGGCAATATCGTGCCGCATTACCGCGTGAGCGAGGAGTTTTTGGCTACGACTTCAGCCATAGAATACGCTATAAACGTCTTACAAATCAAAAATATCATAGTTTGCGGACATAGCAACTGCGGTGGCTGCCAAGCCTTGTACGATAGCGAAGAAAAGCTAAACAAAGTCCCTACTGTAAAGCGTTGGCTAGCACTAATTAGTGATATCAAAGATGAAGTTTCAAAATACAAAAACCTGACTCCAGCCAAAAGAGCTTGGATAACTGAACGCCTAAATATCATCAACTCAACAGAAAATCTCCACACATTTCCATACGTAAATGAAAAAATACAAAGCGGAGAGCTAAAAATTTATGGTTGGCACTATATCATCGAAACTGGCGAAGTATACAACTACGATGAAAAAACAACAAGCTTCCAACTACTTGAAAAGAGCATAGACTATGACAAAATTTATAACCAAATTTTTGCTGATTTTTAG
- a CDS encoding cytochrome-c peroxidase — MIKTLFLVIFLLICPAFGEVRSTMFTPIVKMPKYDKEKALLGKALFSDIRLSTDKKTSCEMCHNIVQNKSLTSNNMYPNPPTLLNAYYNFLYSFDGSQRDLKIKIEDSFLNPTELGSSKKLIIERIEKNPNYKFKFNHLYGEVTFENVVDSVYEFIKALVTPLSKFDMYLDGNETALNSDEKKGFDLFIQYGCSNCHNGINIGGNIISRFLSTDKYHKILIKVPTLRNIAITTPYFHDGSKSSLYNVIQFADKILVRKHMSNEEYEYLHKFFLSLTGQTPEILYE, encoded by the coding sequence ATGATAAAAACGCTATTTTTGGTAATCTTTTTGCTTATTTGTCCAGCTTTTGGCGAAGTAAGAAGCACTATGTTTACGCCTATTGTAAAAATGCCAAAATATGATAAAGAAAAAGCCTTGCTTGGCAAAGCTCTTTTTAGCGATATAAGGCTTAGCACGGATAAAAAAACATCTTGCGAAATGTGCCACAATATCGTGCAAAATAAGAGCCTTACATCAAACAATATGTACCCAAACCCACCTACTTTGCTAAATGCGTATTATAATTTTTTGTACTCATTTGATGGTTCACAAAGAGATCTAAAAATCAAGATAGAAGACTCTTTTTTAAATCCCACAGAGCTTGGAAGTAGCAAAAAACTAATAATAGAACGCATAGAAAAAAACCCAAACTATAAATTTAAATTTAACCACCTTTATGGCGAAGTGACTTTTGAAAATGTCGTTGATAGCGTTTATGAGTTTATAAAAGCGTTAGTAACGCCACTTAGCAAATTTGATATGTATCTTGATGGCAACGAAACTGCCTTAAATAGCGATGAAAAAAAGGGCTTTGATCTCTTCATTCAGTACGGCTGCTCGAACTGTCACAACGGCATAAATATAGGCGGAAATATAATTAGCAGGTTTTTATCCACAGACAAATATCACAAAATACTCATAAAAGTGCCGACTTTGAGAAACATAGCAATCACAACGCCGTATTTTCACGATGGCAGCAAGTCATCACTATACAACGTAATACAATTCGCAGATAAAATTTTAGTCAGAAAACATATGAGTAATGAAGAGTATGAATACTTGCATAAATTTTTCCTTTCTTTAACAGGTCAAACTCCGGAGATATTATATGAATAA
- a CDS encoding class I SAM-dependent methyltransferase, with protein sequence MENIWDKKSKSYPKFTNSLSEFQIEFFDFLGSSGVDFSSKSVVDIGCGTGVYTLYIAKFAKSILGVDTSPKMLEILNQTASEFGIKNVQTKVGSLQEISENFDISFLTMSPALKDENDFAKFLSLGKTRVYMNWQAQRSSDLLEPFFAKFGRKNSQNTALKFENYLIKNKINYKSTVLEEFRTAKRDLAATFENVLWHLEINECKFDKNEVFEELKNLVKDGFIEENLSSSMKVLVL encoded by the coding sequence TTGGAAAATATCTGGGATAAAAAGTCAAAATCATATCCAAAATTTACAAATAGCTTGAGCGAATTCCAAATAGAATTTTTTGATTTTTTGGGAAGCTCTGGGGTTGATTTTAGCTCCAAAAGTGTCGTTGATATTGGGTGTGGGACTGGAGTTTATACTCTGTATATAGCCAAATTTGCGAAGTCTATTTTAGGCGTGGATACAAGCCCAAAAATGCTAGAAATCCTAAACCAAACAGCGAGCGAATTTGGGATAAAAAACGTCCAAACAAAAGTAGGAAGCTTGCAAGAAATCAGCGAAAATTTTGATATTTCGTTTCTTACTATGTCACCAGCCCTCAAAGATGAAAACGACTTTGCAAAGTTTTTAAGTCTTGGCAAAACTAGAGTTTATATGAACTGGCAAGCCCAAAGAAGCTCAGATTTGCTTGAGCCGTTTTTTGCTAAATTTGGTAGAAAAAACTCCCAAAATACGGCTTTGAAATTTGAAAACTACCTCATAAAAAATAAAATAAACTACAAAAGCACTGTTTTAGAAGAGTTTAGAACCGCCAAAAGAGATTTGGCAGCGACATTCGAAAACGTGCTTTGGCATCTTGAGATCAATGAGTGTAAATTTGACAAAAACGAAGTCTTTGAAGAGTTAAAAAATTTAGTAAAAGATGGCTTTATAGAAGAAAATTTAAGCTCATCAATGAAAGTTTTGGTATTATGA
- a CDS encoding mechanosensitive ion channel family protein has product MTKFITKFLLIFSICLSAYGQDKDKNLIDVITEIKTINHQILIIKDQNKDKNGTNQELDAVTLKKQRLLESISVFITNYSKADIKEFDSLKQTLDKRIKNYQEGSNKYIQTKIEILSLEIKSSFYNAMLSLSNAFKANADQSEINSILQNGIISVQTDSYHDLKALKDSLSETNKSDFSDLLLNLDIQKQTYEEILSYLSSHSDLLASNFLFSSLNLKVVINYINELVPFDTNKFNFGKFILIIAIFVFFISLRKSLSKIIFVLFTIFLHKEKIENQTLREQFISIIRRPISVFLIAYSVDVCLSVFFYPSPVPIRIANLFVIIYIVLISWLFVGMLDGYGMVALSKLAQKSGRKEVVNLIIKILYFIIIIIAILMILSRLGFDISTLIASLGIGGLAVALATKDIIANFFASILLLFDNSFSQGDWIVCAGVEGTVVEVGLRKTTIRTFDNSLVFVPNSKIMSENVKNWNRRKIGRQIKMSIGLTYSSTPAQIKECINEIKTMLQNHPGIAKSGEDSALNSKDVRLKYKQNMVSVDDLAGYKSNLFVVLDEFGDNSINILIYCFSKTVIWGEFLETKQDVMLKIMDILSKYEVDFAFPSQSLYIEKLPKIEYDFINSKESKNA; this is encoded by the coding sequence ATGACAAAATTTATAACCAAATTTTTGCTGATTTTTAGTATCTGCTTGTCTGCTTACGGACAAGATAAAGATAAAAATCTTATAGATGTAATAACCGAAATCAAAACAATAAATCATCAAATTTTGATTATCAAAGATCAAAATAAAGACAAAAATGGCACAAATCAAGAGCTAGATGCGGTCACTTTGAAAAAACAAAGGCTTTTAGAAAGCATTTCGGTTTTTATCACCAACTACTCAAAAGCAGATATAAAAGAATTTGACTCCTTAAAGCAAACGCTAGATAAAAGGATAAAAAACTACCAAGAAGGCTCCAATAAATACATACAAACCAAAATAGAAATCCTAAGCCTAGAGATCAAATCTAGCTTTTATAACGCTATGCTAAGCTTAAGCAACGCATTTAAAGCAAACGCCGATCAAAGCGAGATAAACTCCATACTCCAAAACGGTATTATATCGGTTCAAACAGACAGCTATCATGATTTAAAAGCTCTAAAAGACAGTCTAAGCGAAACGAACAAAAGCGATTTTAGCGACTTACTGCTAAATTTAGATATCCAAAAACAAACCTACGAAGAGATCCTTAGCTACCTAAGCAGCCATTCTGATTTGCTAGCTAGCAACTTTTTATTTTCAAGCCTAAATTTAAAAGTCGTGATAAACTACATAAATGAGCTAGTACCATTTGACACAAACAAATTTAACTTTGGCAAATTTATACTAATTATTGCTATATTTGTGTTTTTTATATCTCTTCGCAAATCGCTTTCTAAGATCATATTTGTGCTATTTACCATATTTTTACACAAAGAAAAGATAGAAAACCAAACCCTAAGAGAGCAGTTCATCTCTATCATAAGAAGACCGATTTCAGTGTTTTTGATAGCGTATTCTGTCGATGTGTGTTTGAGCGTATTTTTCTATCCAAGCCCAGTTCCTATAAGGATCGCAAATTTATTTGTCATCATCTACATCGTGCTTATTTCGTGGCTGTTTGTCGGAATGCTTGATGGCTATGGCATGGTCGCACTAAGCAAATTAGCTCAAAAAAGTGGCCGCAAAGAAGTGGTAAATTTAATCATTAAAATTCTATATTTTATCATTATCATTATAGCGATTTTGATGATTTTAAGCAGGCTTGGATTTGATATAAGCACGCTTATTGCTTCACTTGGTATTGGTGGTCTTGCTGTAGCTCTAGCTACAAAAGACATCATAGCCAACTTTTTTGCTTCGATTTTGCTTTTGTTTGACAACTCATTTAGTCAAGGCGATTGGATAGTTTGTGCTGGAGTGGAAGGGACTGTCGTCGAAGTAGGACTTAGAAAGACGACTATAAGGACATTTGACAACTCCTTAGTATTCGTGCCAAACTCAAAGATAATGAGCGAAAATGTCAAAAACTGGAACAGAAGAAAGATAGGCAGGCAGATAAAAATGAGTATAGGTCTGACCTATTCTAGTACTCCAGCACAGATAAAAGAGTGCATAAACGAGATAAAAACTATGCTCCAAAACCACCCAGGCATCGCAAAAAGTGGCGAAGACAGCGCCCTAAACTCAAAAGACGTCAGATTAAAATATAAGCAAAATATGGTCTCAGTAGATGACCTAGCAGGGTACAAAAGCAACCTTTTTGTAGTCCTTGATGAGTTTGGCGATAACTCCATAAATATCTTGATATATTGCTTTAGCAAAACTGTGATTTGGGGAGAGTTTTTAGAAACCAAACAAGATGTAATGCTAAAAATCATGGATATTTTAAGCAAGTATGAAGTGGATTTTGCATTCCCATCTCAAAGCTTATATATTGAAAAATTACCAAAAATTGAGTATGATTTTATAAATTCAAAGGAGAGTAAAAATGCGTGA